One stretch of Asterias rubens chromosome 8, eAstRub1.3, whole genome shotgun sequence DNA includes these proteins:
- the LOC117293712 gene encoding BTB/POZ domain-containing protein KCTD8-like, whose product MSSDAEFPTVVELNVGGQLYTTALSTLTQQSDSLLTHMFTGRARGGPLQRDSRGRYFIDRDGTLFRYILDYLRNQKLVLPENFPERGRLQQEAEYYRLSRLANALSDAAQADSTADNVGTNSVSVEGRSDSPGFLTIGYRGTFAFGRDGLADVKFRKIQRILVCGRVALAREVFGDSLNETRDPDRGMSSRYSARFYLKHVYLEQAFDLLATHGFKFISCCASGTSSGPPESDESKWNHYNEFVFQRL is encoded by the coding sequence ATGTCGTCCGATGCTGAGTTTCCCACCGTGGTGGAGTTGAATGTTGGCGGGCAGCTGTATACAACAGCCCTGTCCACCCTAACCCAGCAGAGCGACTCCCTGTTAACCCACATGTTCACGGGTCGGGCTCGTGGTGGGCCACTGCAGAGAGATTCACGGGGTCGGTACTTCATAGACCGGGACGGCACACTATTTCGTTACATACTAGACTACCTGCGCAATCAGAAACTGGTGCTACCAGAGAACTTCCCGGAGCGCGGGAGACTGCAGCAGGAGGCTGAATATTACCGGCTTTCACGTCTCGCCAACGCGTTATCAGACGCAGCCCAGGCCGACAGCACGGCCGATAATGTGGGCACCAACTCAGTCAGCGTGGAGGGACGCTCGGACTCCCCCGGGTTCCTGACCATAGGGTACCGCGGGACGTTCGCCTTTGGACGAGATGGACTAGCTGATGTGAAATTCCGGAAGATCCAGAGAATTCTGGTGTGCGGCCGCGTGGCACTCGCCAGGGAAGTGTTCGGTGACTCTTTGAACGAGACCCGAGACCCGGACCGCGGCATGAGTTCACGCTACAGCGCCCGGTTCTATCTTAAACACGTGTATCTGGAACAGGCTTTTGATCTGCTGGCCACCCACGGCTTCAAGTTCATCAGTTGTTGTGCTTCAGGTACGAGCTCCGGTCCGCCCGAGAGCGACGAGAGTAAGTGGAACCATTATAACGAGTTCGTGTTCCAGCGTCTATAG